In Pyxicephalus adspersus chromosome 12, UCB_Pads_2.0, whole genome shotgun sequence, a genomic segment contains:
- the BAHD1 gene encoding bromo adjacent homology domain-containing 1 protein, translated as MDRTQAGYKGQNFMKDLNCHGRIQNRGILNKDSRKSYHLHGKLSPNMKEKTCSVVLTRLEDVTGSRMVDSQGGTTPNISCWVDEFGTLKVHTGLPSESRRISPKEKLFTGLSAGSVSKMDSPEPRKRRLASLNAEAVNNLLFERDDSFSSRKVHKDLNKPSENCKSTVDWTVKRADNAPPGKKSKQRCVAHNRSASSDDVFDDTLKRDGNEVSYSPAPKRLASLNAVAFLKLTNEKGHPLKQRSKSCGDGGRSASNCSKSKLKSKRSHKKNCVKSKKDLIHRKAEDYHNWHGGSNQIRLLKPEHHESTRSLGKMESVHVEQSSSCHDGSVPLYHRLPLLMGGQASMKPEYGRPGEKSPTPKQDFQQPSFPVQQLHHLPVPGSHSDCICLYGSTDLASSDGTYISYGQSGLPYNGYSDFSTYPKDEVFSQPEHCEELLVSQSSLHPSAMCEHLPWCNSRFSYGEDTGTNTDSLCGVVRLPFGRVVNTHTGHNSYPYKKPLTAEGYKSLDQLSITIPTAGHPVSPAHPLSGCPVPSVPPAAEPVPYLQTPNSEPQTMAMLKTARECPQSSKPPSGSKSGVRNTPGCVHAADSKTSKSHNHPKQQRISRRRATNGWMPLGTACEKAVYVVNEPEPALRRSYQAVERNGEIIRVRDTVLLKSGPRKKSMPYVAKISALWEDPKTGELMMSLFWYYRPEHTQGGRNPSMHQNEIFASRHQDENSIACIEEKCYVLTFAEYCRFCALVKRRREGCPNRKALIVPPSEEYCTPIHRRVPDSTDPELVFLCRHVYDFRHGRILKNPQ; from the exons ATGGATAGAACACAGGCGGGTTACAAAGGGCAGAATTTCATGAAGGATTTAAACTGCCATGGACGTATTCAAAATAGAGGAATACTTAACAAAGACTCCAGAAAATCGTACCACCTGCATGGAAAACTCTCACCAAACATGAAAGAGAAAACTTGCAGTGTTGTTCTCACCAGACTGGAGGATGTGACTGGCTCTCGTATGGTGGACAGTCAGGGTGGAACAACGCCAAATATTTCTTGCTGGGTGGATGAATTTGGAACGCTTAAAGTTCACACTGGGCTTCCCTCAGAATCACGAAGGATAAGTCCAAAAGAGAAACTTTTTACGGGGCTGTCTGCTGGGTCAGTCTCCAAAATGGATTCCCCAGAACCTCGGAAACGAAGACTAGCTTCTCTCAATGCTGAGGCagtaaataatttgctttttgagAGGGATGATAGTTTTTCTTCCAGAAAAGTTCACAAAGATTTAAACAAACCTAGCGAGAACTGCAAATCTACAGTAGATTGGACTGTAAAAAGAGCAGACAATGCTCCTCCAGGCAAAAAGAGCAAGCAGAGATGCGTAGCTCATAACAGGTCAGCATCATCAGATGATGTGTTTGATGATACTTTAAAGAGAGATGGTAATGAAGTATCCTATTCTCCCGCTCCAAAGAGACTGGCAAGTTTGAATGCTGTGGCTTTTTTGAAGCTCACAAATGAAAAAGGCCATCCTTTGAAACAAAGGAGCAAGTCCTGTGGAGACGGCGGACGTTCTGCCAGCAATTGCTCCAAATCCAAGTTGAAATCTAAAAGGTCTCACAAAAAGAACTGTGTCAAGTCAAAGAAAGACTTAATACATAGGAAGGCAGAGGACTACCATAACTGGCATGGGGGATCTAATCAAATTAGACTTCTAAAACCAGAGCATCATGAGTCTACGAGGTCATTAGGTAAAATGGAGAGTGTTCATGTCGAACAGTCTTCCAGCTGCCATGATGGCTCAGTACCTTTGTACCACAGACTGCCTTTATTAATGGGAGGACAAGCTTCCATGAAGCCCGAGTATGGAAGGCCAGGTGAAAAGTCCCCCACTCCCAAACAAGACTTCCAGCAGCCTTCTTTTCCAGTGCAGCAACTTCATCACTTGCCAGTTCCAGGTAGCCACTCAGATTGTATCTGCCTTTATGGCTCAACAGATCTAGCTTCTTCGGATGGAACCTACATTTCTTATGGCCAAAGTGGATTACCTTATAATGGATATTCAGATTTCTCCACGTACCCTAAAGATGAGGTGTTTTCACAACCAGAGCACTGCGAAGAACTCTTGGTGTCACAGAGCTCTTTACACCCCAGTGCAATGTGTGAGCATCTTCCATGGTGCAACTCTCGCTTTTCCTATGGAGAAGACACGGGGACTAATACGGATAGTCTGTGTGGGGTAGTACGGCTGCCTTTTGGCAGGGTTGTCAACACTCATACGGGACATAATAGCTATCCATACAAAAAGCCTTTAACAGCAG AGGGATACAAATCACTGGACCAACTCAGCATAACAATCCCCACAGCAGGTCACCCAGTGTCTCCTGCTCACCCACTCTCAGGATGCCCTGTTCCCAGTGTCCCACCTGCTGCTGAGCCTGTCCCCTACCTGCAGACCCCCAACTCAGAACCTCAGACAATGGCCATGCTGAAAACTGCTCGTGAGTGTCCACAGAGCTCCAAGCCCCCAAGTGGGTCCAAGTCAGGAGTCCGGAATACACCGGGGTGTGTGCACGCAGCTGACAGTAAGACTAGCAAAAGCCACAACCATCCCAAACAGCAGAGAATCAGCAGAAGGAGAGCAACAAATGGTTGGATGCCTTTGGGTACAGCTTGTGAGAAAGCAGTTTATGTGGTT AATGAGCCTGAACCCGCTCTCCGAAGAAGTTACCAAGCTGTGGAGAGAAATGGGGAGATTATCAGAGTCCGAGACACTGTCCTTCTGAAATCTGGTCCTAGGAAAAAATCTATGCCATATGTGGCCAAGATCTCTGCTCTCTGGGAAGACCCAAAAACTG GTGAGCTGATGATGAGTCTCTTCTGGTACTACAGGCCAGAGCACACTCAGGGAGGACGTAACCCCAGTATGCACCAG AATGAGATCTTTGCCTCCCGACATCAAGATGAGAACAGTATTGCTTGCATTGAAGAGAAGTGCTACGTCCTGACATTTGCAGAGTACTGCAG attttgtgccTTGGTAAAGCGTCGAAGGGAGGGCTGTCCGAACAGGAAAGCCTTGATTGTCCCGCCCTCAGAAGAGTATTGCACCCCTATACATCGCAGGGTTCCAGACAGCACTGACCCCGAGTTAGTATTCCTTTGCCGACACGTGTACGATTTCAGACATGGTCGAATCCTGAAGAACCCACAATAG